One genomic window of Halovivax cerinus includes the following:
- a CDS encoding alpha-ketoacid dehydrogenase subunit beta, whose amino-acid sequence MSTAADPSESADDDTVEVEPDVAADAIDLDTYDGPTESLSLVEAVRDGLGLELARDDSVLVLGEDVGTNGGVFRATEHLQDEFGPHRVIDTPLAESAIVGSSIGLAISGMRPVAEMQFMGFASPAYDQLVSHAARMRSRSHGQYTLPMVVRMPYGGGIAAPEHHSESREAALVHEPGLKVVTPSTPADAKGLVAAAIRDPDPVIVLEPKRLYRAFREDVPEESYTVPIGEASIRRAGDDLSLFTWGASTQPALAVAEDLAAENGLDVEVVDLRSLSPLDVDTIAESVQKTGRAVVVHEAPKSAGVGAEIVATINEEALYHLEAPVTRVTGFDTPVPLSTLEDFYLPQALRIREGVLETVEA is encoded by the coding sequence ATGAGCACCGCGGCCGACCCGTCCGAATCGGCCGACGACGATACGGTCGAGGTGGAACCCGACGTGGCGGCCGATGCGATCGACCTCGATACCTACGACGGTCCGACCGAGTCGCTCTCGCTCGTCGAAGCGGTGCGCGACGGCCTCGGGCTGGAGCTGGCTCGCGACGACAGCGTACTCGTACTCGGTGAGGACGTCGGAACCAACGGTGGCGTCTTCCGGGCGACGGAGCACTTACAGGACGAGTTCGGCCCGCACCGCGTGATCGACACGCCGCTCGCCGAGTCGGCGATCGTCGGCTCGTCGATCGGTCTCGCGATATCGGGCATGCGGCCGGTCGCGGAGATGCAGTTCATGGGCTTCGCCTCGCCCGCGTACGACCAGCTCGTGAGCCACGCCGCCCGGATGCGCAGTCGCAGCCACGGTCAGTACACACTCCCGATGGTCGTCCGTATGCCCTACGGCGGCGGCATCGCCGCCCCGGAACACCACTCCGAGTCCAGGGAGGCCGCACTGGTCCACGAACCCGGCCTCAAGGTCGTCACGCCGAGCACGCCGGCCGACGCGAAGGGGCTCGTCGCGGCCGCGATTCGCGATCCGGACCCCGTGATCGTCCTCGAACCGAAACGCCTCTATCGCGCGTTCCGCGAGGACGTCCCCGAGGAGTCCTACACCGTCCCGATCGGCGAGGCGTCGATTCGCCGGGCGGGTGACGACCTCTCGCTGTTCACCTGGGGGGCAAGCACCCAGCCGGCCCTCGCCGTCGCCGAAGACCTCGCAGCAGAGAACGGACTCGACGTCGAGGTCGTCGACCTGCGGAGCCTCTCGCCGCTCGACGTCGATACCATCGCCGAGTCGGTCCAGAAGACTGGCCGCGCCGTCGTCGTCCACGAGGCGCCCAAATCAGCCGGCGTGGGTGCCGAGATCGTCGCCACGATCAACGAGGAGGCGCTGTACCACCTCGAGGCGCCGGTCACCCGCGTGACGGGCTTCGACACGCCGGTCCCGCTCTCGACACTCGAAGACTTCTACCTCCCGCAGGCGCTGCGCATCCGCGAGGGCGTCCTGGAGACCGTCGAGGCGTAG
- the pdhA gene encoding pyruvate dehydrogenase (acetyl-transferring) E1 component subunit alpha produces the protein MSTYDEPEPTHRSESTSPPDDAVQVLDTDGTLLPGAQRPALTDQALLEMYEELVLARRFDERATGLQRQGRIDTYAPMRGQEGSQVATSFALDDEDWLVPTYRDHAAKHAHGRSYEALLTHLSGYREGYAVPDDVNALPEYIPIGTQVPQAMGLAWGFTMQDPHDRAVLCHFGDGATSTGDFHEGLNFASVYDVPTIFVCNNNQWAISTPFEAQTATETIVEKADAYGVEGVRVDGTDPLAVYAVTRAAVEKAKHPAEGERRPTLIESCQYRLGAHSTADDPSAYRSEDDGEDWEDQDPIERLERYLYHEGILDDDLADEIADRVEDCLATAIDRAEATETDPTRMFEHVYEEPTDRLREQLADLDGLRERHGDDAFAEVGE, from the coding sequence ATGAGCACATACGACGAACCCGAACCGACGCACCGATCCGAATCGACCAGCCCGCCGGACGATGCGGTCCAGGTACTCGACACGGACGGCACCTTGCTACCGGGCGCCCAGCGACCGGCCCTCACGGACCAGGCGCTGCTAGAGATGTACGAGGAGCTCGTCCTCGCCCGACGGTTCGACGAGCGAGCGACGGGGCTGCAGCGGCAGGGTCGGATCGACACGTACGCACCCATGCGCGGACAGGAGGGGTCGCAGGTCGCGACCAGTTTCGCCCTCGACGACGAGGACTGGCTCGTCCCTACCTACCGCGACCACGCCGCGAAACACGCCCACGGACGCTCCTACGAGGCGTTACTCACGCATCTCTCCGGCTATCGCGAGGGGTACGCCGTCCCCGACGACGTGAACGCCTTGCCGGAGTACATCCCGATCGGTACGCAGGTTCCGCAGGCGATGGGGCTGGCCTGGGGGTTCACCATGCAGGACCCGCACGACCGCGCCGTCCTCTGTCACTTCGGTGACGGGGCGACCTCGACCGGCGATTTCCACGAGGGGCTCAACTTCGCGTCCGTCTACGACGTCCCGACGATCTTCGTCTGTAACAACAACCAGTGGGCCATCTCGACGCCGTTCGAAGCGCAGACGGCGACGGAGACGATCGTCGAGAAGGCCGACGCGTACGGCGTCGAGGGCGTCCGCGTCGACGGGACCGACCCGCTCGCGGTCTACGCCGTGACCCGGGCGGCCGTCGAGAAGGCGAAACACCCCGCGGAGGGCGAGCGTCGGCCCACGCTCATCGAATCGTGTCAGTATCGCCTCGGCGCGCACTCGACCGCCGACGACCCATCGGCCTACCGCAGCGAGGACGACGGCGAGGACTGGGAGGATCAGGACCCAATCGAGCGTCTCGAACGGTACCTCTACCACGAGGGGATCCTGGACGACGACCTCGCCGACGAGATCGCCGACCGCGTCGAGGACTGCCTCGCGACGGCGATCGACCGCGCCGAGGCCACCGAGACCGACCCGACGCGGATGTTCGAGCACGTCTACGAGGAGCCGACCGACCGCCTGCGGGAACAACTGGCGGACCTCGACGGCTTGCGCGAGCGCCATGGCGACGACGCGTTCGCGGAGGTGGGCGAATGA